The following coding sequences lie in one Cucurbita pepo subsp. pepo cultivar mu-cu-16 chromosome LG13, ASM280686v2, whole genome shotgun sequence genomic window:
- the LOC111809213 gene encoding transcription factor PRE6-like, whose translation MSTRRSRHSGASRISDDQIIDLLSKLRQLVPEIRHRRPDKVSASKVLHETCNYIRNLHREVDDLSERLSQLLSTIDSDSAEAAIIRSLIMQ comes from the exons ATGTCCACCAGAAGATCAAGGCACTCAGGCGCTTCAAGAATCAGCGATGACCAAATCATCGACCTCCTCTCCAAGCTTCGTCAACTCGTCCCCGAGATTCGCCACCGCCGCCCCGACAAG GTATCAGCTTCAAAAGTCCTCCATGAAACCTGCAATTACATTAGAAACTTGCATAGGGAGGTGGATGACCTAAGTGAAAGACTCTCTCAGCTCTTATCTACCATAGATTCCGATAGCGCAGAGGCAGCCATCATCAGGAGCTTAATTATGCaatag
- the LOC111808789 gene encoding ABC transporter B family member 19, with protein MAEPVAEPKALPEPEKKKEHTLPFFQLFSFADKYDCFLMILGTFGAIVHGSSMPVFFLLFGQMVNGFGKNQSDFHKMTAEVSKYALYFVYLGLIVCVSSYAEIACWMYTGERQVSTLRKKYLEAVLKQDVGFFDTDARTGDVVFSVSTDTLLVQDAISEKVGNFIHYLSTFLAGLVVGFVSAWRLALLSIAVIPGIAFAGGLYAYTLTGLTSKSRESYANAGIIAEQAIAQVRTVYSYVGESKALNSYSDAIHNTLKIGYKAGMAKGLGLGCTYGIACMSWALVFWYAGVFIRNGQSDGGKAFTAIFSAIVGGMSLGQSFSNLGAFSKGKAAGYKLMEIIKQRPSIIQDPFDGKCLDEVKGNIEFKDVTFSYPSRPDVMIFRDFSIFFPAGKTVAVVGGSGSGKSTVVSLIERFYDPNQGHVLLDNVDIKTLQLKWLRDQIGLVNQEPALFATTIYENILYGKPDATTAEVEAAAAAANAHSFITLLPNGYDTQVGERGLQLSGGQKQRIAIARAMLKNPKILLLDEATSALDAGSESIVQEALDRLMVGRTTVVVAHRLSTIRNVDSIAVIQQGQVVETGTHEELIAKSGAYSSLIRFQEMVRNREFSNPSTRRTRSSRLSHSLSTKSLSLRSGSLRNLSYSYSTGADGRIEMVSNAETDRKNPAPDGYFIRLLKLNGPEWPYLIMGAVGSILSGFISPTFAIVMSNMIEVFYYKNSSAMERKIKEFVFIYIGIGVYAVVAYLIQHYFFTIMGENLTTRVRRMMLAAILREEVGWFDEEEHNSSLVAARLATDAADVKSAIAERISVILQNMTSLFTSFIVAFIVEWRVSLLILAAFPLLVLANMAQQLSLKGFAGDTAKAHAKTSMIAGEGVSNIRTVAAFNAQDKILSLFRNELRVPQKQSLRRSQTAGVLFGISQLALYASEALVLWYGVHLVSNGGSTFSKVIKVFVVLVVTANSVAETVSLAPEIIRGGESIGSVFSILGRPTMIDPDDPEAEVVETLRGEIELRHVDFAYPSRPDVMVFKDFNLRIRAGKSQALVGASGSGKSSVIALIERFYDPIAGKVMIDGKDIRRLNLQSLRLKIGLVQQEPALFAASIFDNIAYGKDGATEAEVIEAARAANVHGFVSGLPDGYKTPVGERGVQLSGGQKQRIAIARAVLKDPTILLLDEATSALDAESECVLQEALERLMRGRTTVVVAHRLSTIRGVDSIGVVQDGRIVEQGSHSELLSRPEGAYSRLLQLQHQHI; from the exons ATGGCGGAACCAGTTGCAGAGCCCAAGGCATTACCCGaacctgaaaagaaaaaggaacacACCCTTCCTTTCTTCCAGCTCTTCTCTTTCGCAGACAAATACGACTGCTTTCTTATGATCCTCGGCACTTTCGGCGCCATTGTCCATGGCTCTTCCATGCCcgttttcttcctcctcttcggCCAAATGGTTAATGGCTTCGGCAAAAACCAATCCGATTTTCACAAGATGACAGCCGAAGTCTCTAAg TATGCTCTGTATTTTGTCTACTTGGGTCTCATTGTCTGTGTCTCATCCTACGCCG AGATCGCATGTTGGATGTACACAGGGGAGAGGCAAGTGAGCACGTTGAGAAAGAAGTATTTAGAGGCTGTTTTGAAACAAGACGTTGGATTCTTTGACACTGATGCCAGAACAGGGGATGTTGTTTTCAGCGTCTCAACAGACACTCTTCTTGTTCAAGATGCTATCAGTGAGAAG gtGGGGAACTTCATTCACTATCTCTCGACGTTCTTGGCTGGTTTGGTGGTGGGTTTTGTGTCAGCATGGCGACTAGCACTTCTGAGTATAGCAGTAATTCCAGGAATCGCTTTTGCTGGTGGTTTATATGCTTATACTCTTACTGGACTCACTTCCAAGAGTCGGGAATCCTATGCCAATGCTGGCATAATTGCCGAACAG GCGATTGCTCAAGTTCGAACTGTTTACTCTTATGTTGGGGAAAGCAAAGCCCTGAATTCCTATTCAGATGCGATTCATAACACGTTGAAAATTGGATATAAAGCTGGAATGGCCAAGGGGTTGGGCTTAGGTTGTACCTATGGCATTGCTTGTATGTCTTGGGCACTTGTCTTCTGGTATGCTGGAGTCTTCATCCGAAACGGCCAGAGCGACGGCGGCAAAGCCTTCACTGCTATATTCTCCGCCATCGTTGGTGGCAT GAGTTTGGGGCAGTCATTTTCCAATTTGGGCGCATTCAGTAAAGGAAAAGCAGCAGGGTATAAATTGATGGAGATTATCAAACAGAGGCCTTCGATCATTCAAGACCCATTTGATGGGAAGTGTTTGGATGAAGTTAAAGGCAATATTGAGTTCAAAGATGTCACCTTTAGCTACCCATCCAGACCGGACGTGATGATCTTCAGGgatttctccattttcttccctGCCGGGAAGACTGTCGCCGTCGTGGGCGGCAGCGGTTCTGGGAAAAGCACCGTCGTCTCTCTCATTGAAAGATTCTACGATCCCAATCAAG GGCATGTTCTGCTGGACAATGTGGACATTAAGACGCTGCAATTGAAATGGCTACGTGATCAAATCGGTTTAGTGAATCAGGAACCGGCTCTGTTTGCAACCACCATATACGAAAACATTCTCTATGGCAAGCCCGATGCCACGACGGCGGAGGTGGAAGCCGCCGCGGCTGCAGCCAACGCTCATAGCTTCATCACATTGCTCCCCAATGGCTACGACACCCAA GTCGGCGAAAGAGGATTACAACTCTCCGGCGGCCAAAAACAGAGGATTGCCATAGCCAGAGCAATGTTGAAGAACCCCAAAATCCTTCTCCTCGATGAAGCCACCAGCGCCCTCGATGCAGGTTCTGAAAGCATTGTTCAAGAAGCTTTAGACCGTTTAATGGTCGGAAGAACAACGGTTGTAGTCGCACATCGATTATCAACCATAAGAAACGTCGATTCAATTGCAGTAATACAACAGGGGCAGGTCGTCGAAACAGGAACCCACGAAGAACTAATCGCCAAATCCGGTGCTTATTCCTCGTTAATTCGATTCCAAGAAATGGTTCGAAACAGAGAATTCTCAAACCCATCGACCCGTCGAACACGATCATCACGGCTGAGCCATTCGTTATCGACAAAATCATTAAGCCTCCGCTCCGGCAGCCTCAGGAATTTGAGCTATTCGTATAGCACCGGCGCCGACGGGAGAATCGAAATGGTCTCAAACGCCGAAACTGACAGGAAAAATCCAGCCCCAGATGGCTATTTCATTCGTCTTCTTAAACTCAACGGCCCCGAATGGCCGTATTTGATAATGGGCGCTGTTGGGTCTATTCTCTCTGGTTTCATCAGTCCAACATTTGCCATTGTGATGAGTAACATGATCGAGGTCTTCTATTACAAAAACTCATCCGCCATGGAAAGGAAAATCAAGGAATTCGTATTCATCTACATTGGAATTGGGGTTTACGCAGTGGTGGCTTATCTAATTCAGCATTATTTCTTTACAATCATGGGTGAAAATCTCACTACCAGAGTCAGAAGAATGATGCTCGCAG CGATATTGAGGGAAGAAGTGGGATGGTTCGATGAGGAAGAACACAACTCGAGTTTAGTAGCAGCAAGACTGGCCACTGATGCAGCCGATGTTAAATCCGCCATTGCTGAAAGAATATCAGTGATTCTGCAAAACATGACTTCACTCTTCACTTCGTTCATAGTTGCATTCATTGTTGAATGGAGAGTTTCTCTGCTCATCCTTGCAGCCTTCCCTCTGCTGGTTCTTGCCAACATGGCtcag CAACTTTCTTTGAAAGGATTTGCTGGGGATACTGCAAAGGCTCATGCGAAGACAAGTATGATTGCAGGGGAAGGTGTGAGCAATATCAGAACAGTGGCTGCCTTCAATGCTCAAGACAAGATCCTTTCTCTGTTTCGCAATGAGCTTCGTGTCCCACAGAAACAGAGCCTCCGCCGGAGCCAAACGGCGGGTGTTCTTTTTGGAATCTCGCAGCTCGCTCTGTATGCGTCTGAAGCTCTGGTTTTATGGTATGGTGTTCATTTGGTCAGCAATGGCGGATCGACATTCTCCAAAGTGATTAAAGTCTTTGTTGTGTTGGTTGTTACTGCAAATTCTGTGGCGGAGACTGTTAGTCTTGCTCCTGAGATCATTAGGGGTGGTGAATCAATTGGTTCTGTTTTCTCGATTCTCGGTCGCCCGACAATGATCGACCCCGATGATCCTGAGGCGGAGGTTGTTGAGACGCTTCGTGGGGAAATTGAGCTTCGACATGTCGATTTCGCGTACCCGTCTCGACCTGATGTCATGGTGTTCAAGGATTTTAATCTTAGGATCAGGGCTGGTAAGAGCCAGGCATTGGTTGGAGCAAGTGGATCAGGGAAGAGTTCTGTGATTGCGTTGATTGAGAGATTCTACGATCCGATCGCCGGGAAAGTCATGATCGACGGGAAGGACATTCGACGTCTGAACTTGCAATCCTTGAGGCTAAAAATTGGGTTGGTACAGCAAGAGCCAGCCCTGTTTGCAGCCAGCATTTTTGACAACATTGCATATGGAAAAGATGGAGCAACAGAGGCAGAAGTAATAGAGGCAGCAAGAGCAGCCAATGTGCATGGCTTTGTAAGTGGACTGCCTGATGGCTACAAGACACCAGTGGGGGAAAGGGGCGTTCAGCTATCTGGTGGCCAAAAACAACGCATTGCTATTGCCAGGGCAGTTCTCAAGGATCCCACAATCCTCCTCCTCGACGAGGCCACCAGTGCCCTCGACGCTGAGTCCGAGTGTGTGCTGCAAGAGGCTCTCGAAAGGCTCATGAGGGGTCGAACCACAGTAGTCGTGGCACATCGCCTGTCGACAATCAGGGGCGTCGACAGCATCGGCGTGGTCCAAGATGGACGCATTGTTGAGCAAGGCAGCCATAGCGAGCTGCTAAGCCGACCTGAGGGAGCTTACTCAAGGCTGTTGCAGCTGCAACACCAACACATATGA
- the LOC111808684 gene encoding NAP1-related protein 2-like: protein MVAEKGKKSKPADKVEDDEADHVDVELVHYIEKLQEVQDELEKVNEEAGDKVLEVEQKYNEIRRPVYVKRNEIIKTIPDFWLTAFLSHPALCDLLSEEDQKIFRHLYSLEVEDQKDVKMGYSITFNFNENPYFEDRKLEKTYTFFEDGAIKITGTTILWKDGLGASNGVNSEKKGKKRPLAEDSFFSWFGETEQKDIMELHDEVAEIIKEDLWPNPLKYFNNDIDEDEEESDGEDEEEENGDEDDDDGEE, encoded by the exons ATGGTCGCCGAAAAGGGTAAAAAATCCAAGCCTGCCGACAAAGTCGAGGACGACGAAGCTGACCACGTTGACGTCGAGCTCGTCCATTATATCGAGAAGTTACAGGAGGTTCAAGACGAACTCGAGAAG GTTAATGAAGAAGCAGGTGACAAAGTTTTGGAAGTTGAACAGAAATATAATGAGATAAGGCGGCCTGTTTATGTGAAACGGAATGAGATTATCAAAACTATTCCGGACTTCTGGTTAACTGCC TTCTTGAGTCATCCTGCACTTTGTGATCTTTTGTCCGAAGAAGATCAGAAG ATCTTTAGGCATTTATATTCTCTTGAAGTGGAGGATCAGAAGGATGTAAAGATGGGGTATTCCATCACATTT AATTTCAACGAGAATCCTTATTTTGAAGATAGAAAGCTAGAGAAGACATATACGTTCTTTGAAGATGGAGCAATCAAAATTACTGGAACAACAATCCTGTGGAAAGATGGCTTG GGTGCATCAAATGGAGTTAACAGTgagaagaaagggaagaagcgACCCTTGGCCGAAGACAG CTTCTTCAGTTGGTTTGGTGAAACCGAACAAAAAGATATCATGGAGCTTCATGATGAA GTAGCTGAGATAATTAAAGAGGACCTGTGGCCCAATCCTTTGAAATATTTCAACAAC GatattgatgaagatgaagaggagTCTGATGGAGAAGATGAGGAGGAG GAAAATGGAGATGAAGACGATGATGATGGCGAAGAGTGA
- the LOC111808683 gene encoding protease Do-like 8, chloroplastic isoform X2, whose product MQVLAYNAPQLRMMVESRVWTSTHFLGRRELCFDGVSSVCSPSNPSNSQSISILRSAGDESGDLCSIMSSKFLFTTRRRLFASLFLSLWPYPSSVFTAQALGEPSITIDEVTSTFSPSGAFFPTEDRVVESFEKNTYSVVNIFDATLRPQLNVTGMVEIPEGNGSGVVWDDQGHIVTNYHVIASALARNPSAGQVVAQVNILASDGIQKNFEGKLVGADRTKDLAVLKVDTLNELLRPIKVGQSSSLKVGQHCLAIGNPFGFDHTLTVGVISGLNRDVFSQTGVTIGGGIETDAAINPGNSGGPLLDSKGNLIGINTAIFSRTAGVGFAIPSSTVVKIVPQLIQLGRVSKGKERRAKFGAGFDIRRKSVAERRGEEHELRISTFYLESNGEEED is encoded by the exons ATGCAAGTTCTGGCATACAATGCTCCCCAACTGCGAATGATGGTAGAATCTCGTGTTTGGACTTCGACCCATTTCTTGGGAAGACGAGAACTGTGCTTTGATGGTGTGTCGTCTGTGTGCTCTCCTTCAAATCCCAGCAATTCCCAATCCATTTCCATCCTAAG GAGTGCCGGTGATGAGTCTGGAGATCTTTGTTCTATAATGAGCAGCAAATTTCTTTTCACAACTCGCCGGAGGTTATTTGCTAGTTTGTTTCTGAGTTTGTGGCCTTATCCTTCTAG TGTATTTACAGCTCAAGCTTTGGGCGAGCCTTCTATAACCATAGATGAAGTAACCTCCACTTTTTCACCTTCTGGAGCCTTTTTCCCTACAGAG GATAGAGTTGTCGAGTCGTTTGAGAAAAATACATACTCTGTTGTCAACATTTTCGATGCGACTTTGCGTCCTCAACTCAATGTAACTGGAATGGTTGAG ATTCCTGAAGGAAATGGGTCTGGAGTAGTCTGGGATGATCAGGGACATATTGTAACGAATTATCACG TAATTGCTAGTGCCCTTGCAAGAAATCCGAGCGCTGGGCAGGTTGTAGCACAAGTTAATATCCTAGCATCCGATGG GATACAGAAGAATTTTGAAGGCAAGCTCGTTGGTGCAGATCGCACGAAGGATCTTGCCGTTTTAAAG GTGGATACCTTGAACGAGCTTTTGAGGCCAATCAAGGTGGGGCAGTCATCTTCTCTTAAAGTGGGGCAACACTGCTTGGCAATTGGAAATCCTTTCGGTTTTGATCATACTCTCACAGTTGGAGTCATTAGTGGATTAAATCGCGACGTTTTTAGTCAGACTGGTGTCACCATCGGAGGTGGAATCGAGACGGATGCAGCTATCAATCCCGGGAATAG TGGAGGTCCTCTACTTGATTCGAAAGGCAATTTAATCGGTATCAATACTGCTATTTTCAGTCGAACAG CTGGTGTTGGTTTTGCAATCCCATCTTCAACCGTAGTCAAGATTGTACCTCAGTTGATCCAATTGGGTAGAGTGAGTAAAGGTAAAGAGAGGAGGGCAAAGTTTGGAGCTGGCTTTGATATTAGAAGAAAGTCGGTAGCAGAACGTCGCGGTGAAGAACACGAGCTAAGAATTTCGACATTCTACTTGGAAtcaaatggagaagaagaagattaa
- the LOC111808683 gene encoding protease Do-like 8, chloroplastic isoform X1, giving the protein MQVLAYNAPQLRMMVESRVWTSTHFLGRRELCFDGVSSVCSPSNPSNSQSISILRSAGDESGDLCSIMSSKFLFTTRRRLFASLFLSLWPYPSSVFTAQALGEPSITIDEVTSTFSPSGAFFPTEDRVVESFEKNTYSVVNIFDATLRPQLNVTGMVEIPEGNGSGVVWDDQGHIVTNYHVIASALARNPSAGQVVAQVNILASDGIQKNFEGKLVGADRTKDLAVLKVDTLNELLRPIKVGQSSSLKVGQHCLAIGNPFGFDHTLTVGVISGLNRDVFSQTGVTIGGGIETDAAINPGNSGGPLLDSKGNLIGINTAIFSRTGTSAGVGFAIPSSTVVKIVPQLIQLGRVSKGKERRAKFGAGFDIRRKSVAERRGEEHELRISTFYLESNGEEED; this is encoded by the exons ATGCAAGTTCTGGCATACAATGCTCCCCAACTGCGAATGATGGTAGAATCTCGTGTTTGGACTTCGACCCATTTCTTGGGAAGACGAGAACTGTGCTTTGATGGTGTGTCGTCTGTGTGCTCTCCTTCAAATCCCAGCAATTCCCAATCCATTTCCATCCTAAG GAGTGCCGGTGATGAGTCTGGAGATCTTTGTTCTATAATGAGCAGCAAATTTCTTTTCACAACTCGCCGGAGGTTATTTGCTAGTTTGTTTCTGAGTTTGTGGCCTTATCCTTCTAG TGTATTTACAGCTCAAGCTTTGGGCGAGCCTTCTATAACCATAGATGAAGTAACCTCCACTTTTTCACCTTCTGGAGCCTTTTTCCCTACAGAG GATAGAGTTGTCGAGTCGTTTGAGAAAAATACATACTCTGTTGTCAACATTTTCGATGCGACTTTGCGTCCTCAACTCAATGTAACTGGAATGGTTGAG ATTCCTGAAGGAAATGGGTCTGGAGTAGTCTGGGATGATCAGGGACATATTGTAACGAATTATCACG TAATTGCTAGTGCCCTTGCAAGAAATCCGAGCGCTGGGCAGGTTGTAGCACAAGTTAATATCCTAGCATCCGATGG GATACAGAAGAATTTTGAAGGCAAGCTCGTTGGTGCAGATCGCACGAAGGATCTTGCCGTTTTAAAG GTGGATACCTTGAACGAGCTTTTGAGGCCAATCAAGGTGGGGCAGTCATCTTCTCTTAAAGTGGGGCAACACTGCTTGGCAATTGGAAATCCTTTCGGTTTTGATCATACTCTCACAGTTGGAGTCATTAGTGGATTAAATCGCGACGTTTTTAGTCAGACTGGTGTCACCATCGGAGGTGGAATCGAGACGGATGCAGCTATCAATCCCGGGAATAG TGGAGGTCCTCTACTTGATTCGAAAGGCAATTTAATCGGTATCAATACTGCTATTTTCAGTCGAACAG GAACATCAGCTGGTGTTGGTTTTGCAATCCCATCTTCAACCGTAGTCAAGATTGTACCTCAGTTGATCCAATTGGGTAGAGTGAGTAAAGGTAAAGAGAGGAGGGCAAAGTTTGGAGCTGGCTTTGATATTAGAAGAAAGTCGGTAGCAGAACGTCGCGGTGAAGAACACGAGCTAAGAATTTCGACATTCTACTTGGAAtcaaatggagaagaagaagattaa
- the LOC111808685 gene encoding 60S ribosomal protein L34: MVQRLTYRKRHSYATKSNQHRVVKTPGGKLIYQTTKKRASGPKCPVTGKRIQGIPHLRPAEYKRSRLARNRRTINRAYGGVLSGSAVRERIMRAFLVEEQKIVKKVLKIQKAKEKLAAKSSK, encoded by the exons ATGGTTCAGCGACTTACTTACCGTAAGCGCCACAGCTACGCCACCAAATCCAATCAGCACCGCGTTGTCAAGACTCCCG GTGGAAAGTTGATCTATCAAACCACCAAGAAGAGGGCCAGCGGTCCCAAATGTCCCGTTACCGGGAAGAGAATCCAAGGG ATTCCGCACTTGAGGCCTGCTGAATACAAGAGGTCTAGACTGGCTAGGAACCGAAGAACCATAAACCGGGCATATGGTGGAGTGTTGTCAGGAAGTGCTGTCAGAGAGAG GATCATGCGGGCTTTTCTGGTAGAAGAGCAGAAGATTGTGAAAAAGGTATTGAAAATCCAAAAGGCAAAGGAAAAGTTAGCTGCCAAGAGTTcaaaatga